In the Geoanaerobacter pelophilus genome, AAGAGAGCAAGACAGCAGGCGGTATCTTTATTCCGGAAACAGCAAAAGAGAAGCCGCAGAAGGGCGAAGTAGTCGCCGTTGGCAATGGCAAGAAAACCGAAGACGGAAAGATCATTCCGGTTGATGTCAAGACTGGCGACAAAGTACTTTTCGGCAAGTATGCCGGCACCGAAATCAAGGTTGATGGCGAAGAATTCCTGATTATGCGCGAAGACGA is a window encoding:
- the groES gene encoding co-chaperone GroES, with product MKLRPLQDRIIVKRLEEESKTAGGIFIPETAKEKPQKGEVVAVGNGKKTEDGKIIPVDVKTGDKVLFGKYAGTEIKVDGEEFLIMREDDILGIME